A region of Staphylococcus sp. IVB6181 DNA encodes the following proteins:
- a CDS encoding SdrD B-like domain-containing protein translates to MLQQSSDNKDANTIQTTAETTPTLRTFSTFAAPATTTLAAATGTNVNSLVTVSNAQISETTIDPNQSGNFRLTADYTVNGDVKAGDYFTIQLPYYANMDGDFNHAGTNNQMQTELYSPAGLVVDDGVYDTQTKTLTYTFTDFVNGKDHISGSFDLAQFADRENAPYSVTYALNYNLAGETFNTQITYAYDTHNYISYPASIGTMITEVDATNTTNTFKQVIYVNPDDVNLSRAFLTIAPKDANSSAVINYNDTQLHIYKVNDPNALTDSYAFDPTVYQDLAQNYYNSGSIYTNNNGLLEINFGQIDSPYVVVMETPFDPTYSNEITTRDTFYATDYAGQSSSYYYDSVVVQETSGGTGDGTVESYRLGDYVWNDTNHDGIQDVGETPIEGVTVTLKDTNGTVLQTAVTDMYGNYLFTDLANGNYVVEFTAPEGFVSTTQDAGTDNAKDSDGLVVPVTINGADDLTVDSGFYVPVPATYNLGDYVWEDSNKDGIQNSNEVGIEGVTVTLTKPDGTTVTIVTDAQGKYNFSGLGNGEYTVTFTPPAGYEASPVNVGDVALDSNGLTITATINNADNTTIDSGFFKPTVEPTPVPATYNLGDYVWEDSNKDGIQNSNEVGIEGVTVTLTKPDGTTVTTVTDATGKYNFSGLENGEYTVTFTPPAGYEASPVNVGDAALDSNGLTTTATINNADNTTIDSGFFKPVVETPQEPATYTVGDKVWEDTNKDGIQNSNEPGIEGVTVTLTKPDGTTVTTVTDGNGNYEFTNLPNGDYTITFETPEGYEPTTPNVGNTELDSNGTTTTVTVNNGDDKTIDSGFVKPVVETPQEPATYTVGDKVWEDTNKDGIQNSNEPGIPGVTVTLTKPDGSTVVTTTDNNGNYEFTNLPNGDYTITFETPDGYEPTTPNVGNTELDSNGTTTTVTVNNADDKTIDSGFVKPTVEPTPVPATYNLGDYVWEDSNKDGIQNSNEVGIEGVTVTLTKPDGTTVTTVTDGNGNYEFTNLPNGDYTITFETPEGYEPTTPNVGNTELDSNGTTTVTVNNSDDKTIDSGFVKPVTPEEPTTPEEPTTPEEPTTPAAPSQPEKAAVSPIKESKAETPSKGKEAKKELPETGQDGLNATLIGSAFAALGSILLFKRRKKNQ, encoded by the coding sequence TGAAACAACGATTGATCCTAACCAATCAGGCAACTTCCGCTTAACTGCTGACTATACAGTAAATGGGGATGTGAAAGCTGGAGATTACTTTACAATCCAGTTACCTTATTATGCAAATATGGATGGAGATTTCAATCATGCAGGAACTAACAATCAAATGCAGACAGAATTATATTCACCAGCTGGTTTAGTTGTAGATGACGGTGTATACGATACTCAAACTAAAACTTTAACTTACACTTTCACTGATTTTGTAAATGGAAAAGATCACATTTCTGGAAGCTTTGATTTAGCACAATTTGCTGACAGAGAAAATGCACCATACAGCGTAACGTATGCATTAAATTATAATTTAGCGGGAGAAACATTTAATACGCAAATTACTTATGCATATGACACACATAATTATATCTCGTATCCAGCATCTATTGGAACTATGATTACTGAAGTAGATGCAACAAATACTACTAACACATTCAAGCAAGTTATATATGTTAATCCGGATGATGTTAACCTCAGCAGAGCTTTTCTTACAATTGCGCCAAAAGATGCTAATAGTAGTGCAGTTATCAATTATAATGATACTCAATTACACATTTACAAAGTTAATGATCCAAATGCTTTAACAGACAGCTATGCATTTGACCCGACAGTCTATCAAGATTTAGCACAAAATTATTATAATAGTGGAAGTATCTATACAAATAATAATGGCCTCTTAGAAATCAACTTTGGTCAAATTGATTCACCTTATGTAGTTGTAATGGAAACACCATTCGACCCGACTTACAGTAATGAAATTACTACTAGAGATACTTTCTACGCTACTGATTATGCTGGTCAATCATCATCATACTATTATGATAGTGTTGTTGTTCAAGAAACTAGCGGCGGCACAGGTGATGGAACAGTTGAAAGTTATCGTTTAGGCGACTATGTATGGAATGATACAAATCACGATGGTATTCAAGATGTTGGAGAAACACCAATTGAAGGTGTAACGGTAACACTAAAAGATACGAATGGTACTGTTTTACAAACTGCTGTAACTGATATGTATGGAAACTATTTATTTACAGACTTAGCGAACGGTAACTATGTGGTTGAATTTACTGCACCAGAGGGATTTGTATCAACTACTCAAGATGCAGGTACAGATAATGCTAAAGATTCAGATGGTTTAGTTGTACCAGTAACTATTAATGGGGCAGACGATTTAACAGTAGACTCAGGTTTCTATGTTCCAGTTCCAGCAACATACAACTTAGGCGACTATGTATGGGAAGACTCAAATAAAGACGGCATCCAAAACTCAAACGAGGTTGGCATCGAAGGTGTAACAGTAACGTTAACGAAACCAGATGGTACAACAGTAACGATAGTTACAGATGCCCAAGGTAAATACAACTTCTCTGGCTTAGGAAATGGAGAATATACAGTAACGTTCACACCGCCAGCAGGCTATGAAGCATCTCCAGTAAATGTAGGCGATGTTGCATTAGACTCAAATGGTTTAACAATAACAGCGACAATCAATAACGCAGACAACACAACGATTGACTCAGGATTCTTCAAACCGACGGTTGAGCCGACACCAGTTCCAGCAACATACAATTTAGGCGACTATGTATGGGAAGATTCAAATAAAGACGGCATCCAAAACTCAAACGAGGTTGGGATCGAAGGTGTAACAGTAACGTTGACGAAACCAGATGGTACAACAGTAACAACAGTTACAGATGCGACTGGTAAGTATAACTTCTCAGGTTTAGAGAATGGAGAATACACAGTAACGTTCACGCCACCAGCAGGTTATGAAGCATCACCAGTGAATGTAGGCGACGCAGCATTAGACTCAAACGGTTTAACAACAACAGCGACAATCAATAACGCAGATAATACAACAATTGACAGTGGCTTCTTCAAACCAGTAGTAGAAACACCACAAGAACCGGCAACTTACACAGTCGGAGATAAAGTTTGGGAAGATACAAACAAAGATGGTATCCAAAACTCCAATGAGCCGGGCATCGAAGGTGTAACAGTTACGTTAACGAAACCAGATGGTACAACAGTAACAACAGTTACAGATGGAAATGGTAACTATGAGTTCACAAACCTTCCAAACGGTGATTATACAATCACATTTGAAACACCAGAAGGATACGAGCCAACAACACCAAATGTTGGAAACACTGAATTAGATTCAAACGGTACAACAACAACAGTTACAGTAAATAACGGAGACGATAAAACAATCGATAGCGGATTCGTTAAACCAGTCGTAGAAACACCACAAGAACCGGCAACTTACACAGTTGGAGATAAAGTATGGGAAGATACAAACAAAGACGGTATCCAAAACTCAAATGAGCCGGGTATTCCAGGCGTAACAGTAACGTTAACTAAGCCGGACGGATCAACAGTAGTAACAACAACTGATAATAACGGTAATTACGAGTTCACAAACCTTCCGAATGGTGATTACACAATTACGTTCGAAACACCAGATGGATATGAACCAACTACACCAAATGTTGGTAATACTGAATTAGATTCAAACGGTACAACAACAACAGTTACAGTGAATAACGCGGATGATAAGACAATCGATAGCGGATTCGTTAAACCGACGGTTGAGCCGACACCAGTTCCAGCAACATACAACTTAGGCGACTACGTATGGGAAGACTCAAATAAAGACGGCATCCAAAACTCAAATGAGGTTGGGATAGAAGGTGTAACAGTAACATTAACTAAGCCGGATGGTACAACAGTAACGACAGTTACAGATGGAAATGGTAACTATGAGTTCACAAACCTTCCAAACGGTGATTATACAATCACATTCGAAACACCAGAAGGTTATGAACCAACAACACCAAATGTTGGAAACACTGAATTAGATTCAAACGGCACAACAACAGTTACAGTGAACAACTCTGATGACAAGACGATTGATAGTGGATTCGTTAAACCTGTAACACCAGAGGAGCCAACAACTCCAGAGGAGCCGACAACACCGGAAGAACCAACAACACCAGCAGCACCAAGTCAACCTGAAAAGGCAGCAGTGAGCCCAATCAAAGAAAGCAAAGCTGAAACACCATCTAAAGGCAAAGAAGCTAAAAAAGAATTACCTGAAACTGGTCAGGATGGATTGAATGCTACGTTAATCGGTTCAGCTTTTGCGGCACTTGGAAGCATCTTATTATTCAAACGTCGTAAAAAGAATCAATAA